CAACTAAACACAAATATTATGTCATTGAGctgttaaacatgtttattaagGTGTACTGACAGCTCTTGGCTGCTAATGAAATGCTTgaatattatgtttattttcagGCCTACGTATTAAAAACACCAGTCGGCCTTCATCAGGGTCCACAGGTCATccaaaatatatactgtatatggagaACCTGATGGTTTCTGTTTTCAAGCAAAACGTCATACCTTGTGTTTCTCTTTTGATTGTGACTTGTTATTTATTGAGCGATGTGGATGTGAACGTGTGTGTGGTGGTGATGTTGAGAtgaatacgtgtgtgtgtgtgtgtgtgtgtgtcgctgCGCTTTAAGCTTTGCTCTTCTCTTCGGCTGATGTGACGTCTCCACCTCTGAAGCGTTGACTGAGTTCAGCCGACAGCACAGAGCAGCAGGATTTCTGTTTCACAaccacacaacaacacactttCATCACTACCTTTTGCATGTTGTGCTAGTCGAACATATCTACTGTATTTGGACTTTTTTCAATAACACAATGGGGGACGCtttcccagactaacttaaatgttagaggtgtcttcaTTGAAAGCAACTTGCACTGacttatcttaaaatatatcagtgcgattgttttgtctcaagatgcactccagtaatgtttttttgtaaagtatgttttcaaAAACGACTtcaatatcctaatttaaccgaggcctagtcctggtttaagctgtCCAAGAAACCGCCCCAAAATGTGGAAATAATGACCAGCATTAATATTGTGACTGTGCGTGCTATGAAACACTGTGACTAGAATGCACATGAGCTTCTTTACGTTACACGAGCAGAATAAAAACATCTGTTCTAATAAAAGTGATGGCAAACCTTTTAATCCGGATTTAAACGTGCTCGGCCAATATCTTCAGATAAGAATATGTTCTTCGTTGtgttcttttaaaacattttgtttactttatttataattCTTCCCATTTTTATATAGAATTATTATTCAAATCGTTTCAAATTTTTCGGTAAACCGTGAGAAAAGTCCTTTTCAATTATTGCGATATGAAACGGTGATACCGTCTCATAAAtgtctcagttttctctttgaCTTGAAATGCTTGTTTTTCCAGCGTACGGCAGTACTGCATTATTTATATCTGGTGTGGGGTATAGAGCGAGTGTCATGGTCTGACCTGCTGAGATTTAGCGACGCTGCGTGATTTGGTGGCCAGTTCCATGAGAGCAATGAAAAGCCCCAGACCCAGACCCAGTGCCAGTAACAAGAAGATTCCCTTCAGACTGCCGGCCTTCAGCGGAGCGCTCTTACCGTCCCGAGCCACACAACTGCTCGCCCACCACTTACTGCGCAAATAATCCAGCTCGCCCGATTCACTGAGACTGAGAATAGCAACACTCAGATTCTTCATCAGAGGAGAACCtgacgacacacacacacacacacacacacacacacacacacacacacacacacacactgatggtgaAGTCTGATGATGGGAGTtcctttgttgtttgtgtgAGGAGGACTGTGGTTGTGTACCTAGCGGAGCGGCGATGCTGTATCCTCTCATGCCGATGATTTCAGGGGCTCGTGTGAGGTTACAGTATCTGGCCACGGCCAGGTCCAGAGACACAGACTCGCCGATGAAGGCGTAGCTTCCTTTCTGAGCCTTACGGAAGCCTTCGTCTGCGTTGAGGGAATAACTCTGAGCTTTCTGCATGTGCTCGTAGATTCGGCGGTGCGTGGGGTTGTTTGAGTTCTGTGCGCACAAACAGATAACAGACACAGTACGCTACACTCCAAACAACTCATTACATGCCACGTTTCTCTCGGTTTCAACTATAAAGTATATTTTTCATGTGGTTTATTATCAACATACTATTTCTGATGAAAACTATTCTTCTcaaatccacacacacacacacacacacacactaaagtGTGCCCTTTAAAGAGTACTCTCGAGCCAACACTAGAAGCTGAAGGTGAGGTTTGGCCACAGCGGTTGTGCTTTACCTTGAAGAAGCTCATAGAGGAGGAATCTTTAATGGTGCCGTACTCCACGACGTTTTGGTTGGCGAGGTCTTCAAAGCTCTTGATGGACAGCTCTTGGCTGTCTGAATGAAGCCATGAGCTGAGACTGGCGAAGAAAGAGGCCAACAGCACCAATGAGAAGAGCCACCAGATGGCGGTGATGACCCGTCCCGAGAGAGCCCTGGGGTGAGGACCCGCAcctacaacacatttctttctttcaaaatcAACTCATCTAATGACATTTGATGTACTTATCTTGAACTACTGTATGTTGAAGTCAAAGATGTCACACtacatttcccacaaaatcaGAGCCATCAGCTCactttataaatcattataatatATAAGATTACCGATGTTTTTAACACTTCATTACTGTAGATTTGTATCATTTTGGATTAATtgtgcgcgcgcacacacacacacactcggaCGCACGCACACTGATTAGAAAGATATATCTTTACTAAAATGTGATCTCCAACATCTCTAAATGATGAGCATCAGTTGATGACTATCTGCAGTTCTGATGTAAACGAGCTGTTTGTTTTCTCTGTGTGAAGTGTTTGTGAGAAGTGTTACCCTGAAGAGTCAGCGCTCCAACAGTATACCAAAAACTGTGAGAGAGTGTAAATGAATTCTGCTCTTTCTCTGGTTGCTCCCATTCACACGGACTAATCCTGAAAAACATTCATGAGGCATTACTACAGTATCAACTGCTTTTCTTCGACATACAGTAATACTATGGTAATAATACCTTAGGTCATATCATGTAGATGctgtatataaaaacatgttaaaatagtCAAGCGAATGTAGATTATAGAATACAGAACAGTATAGGGAATTTTACACAGCTGCTCAGGGCCGCCGTGACCACCAGAGGGCCCCCAAGAGCACACGAACTATGATATTGACAGCTTCATATGattgatttatatattttatcatgtttgtttgtttatttataaaagttggtgtttacataatatactgtgtactgtgcatattaatgttgAATATGGatagttgacgaataaatcgtacatgtgtcctatggaaAAAAACGGTTAAATTACATTCTTTTATATtcttaatatatatattcatcatataaaatagcataaaagaGATTTATCTTGATTGTaagtttttttctacatttttgctgtcacgcCATGGGACAAATTAGCATATTAGTCTGCCAGCTACGCATGTATAAaatcatacacatacatgcacatatttaagaaaaataaacaaacttaaaaattaaacatttatatataacgcaaatgataaataaatataaatatctcctaaatatgtatacttgtatGTATtctgtgtttaaaaatacaatattaatatgcacagtacacaaacttttattctggatgcgattaatcacaattaatagTTTAACAgctctaatatatatatatatatatatatatatatatatatatataccatggtctttttgaatactggattctgattggctggaaggtctgcattaaaaccgtttaatgcacaggtagttCCAGCAAAGTCTGTTTActgaagtcgtgccactcggcggccatgtttgaaCACCTCTGGGCAGTTATTTACATCagagcaagtccacagtcctatctacttgaatgggggaaggcagatatttgtaaaatcgctggcaaaaaacacaattaaacagcagATTTCTGATCAATAATAAACCATGGCATGAACTGTCTCATaactttgttttgctaaacttAAATTAGGCTAAAAATCAACTTTTCCGATGTCGCCTCATCTACTGCacctgcgcacaggctggcaagcgcctcacgagagccccgccccagagaaccctcagtctttactgattgaGGATTGGCTCATTTTACTGGatggcgggacttccttcgctagagcggccgtATTGAGCTGCATTCATTAATGCACTTGCAGaggcttcgcgtcgggtccttTAATGCACAGCAAGCCATGGATTATCCTTTACATATGCGcgatttatgtatatatatttgtgaTATATTCACGATACACGTTCATTTTCTCATGCAGGGCTGTACCCACCATTTTCTTATGTGTTTATCTCttaaaaagtttgttattttcgcaCAAGTATTTTATAAGGGATAAGATTAAGAATAAATGTGTGCATAATGTCAATTAATTTCATGGTTATCAAATAAATGCACTTGCCAAAGATAAGAAAAATCATTCAATCATTCTCACACTAAAACGgctttaaaataaaaccttggggcccccaaataaaattctgcttagggCCCCAGAAAGGCTTGGGTCGGCCCTGAAGAATAAATGTGATATAAGTGCCTCATGACGTGCATCACTGTATTTTCTCAGCACGTGAAGTCTATCTCACCTTGCCACTAAGAAGATACAGACAGAGGTGAGGAGGTAAGCGACCAGTACACCCATCCACATGTCAGTGGAGAAGAGCTTGAGAAGACTGAGAAACTGTGAGTCTTCTGAGAGCAGATCTTTCCTCAGGATGAAGCTGAGGCCCGTCTGCATGAAGGGTTTGCTCATGTCCACGGCCATCTCACGTTTAGCTATAACAGTGAGCGGTGCCACAGCTATATCTGcctcctgcacacacacacacacaaacacaaacacaaaggtTTGATCGGCGTGTGATTAGAGTGTGATGAAGGATGACGTGAGCACAGATGTGTGACACCAACCCCTCGGATGACCTCTCCGATCATTCCGCTCCACTGTCCTCTGTCATCCATCGCACCGTACCGACCGTCCTTCACCAGCTGAATGCTGTACTTAAAGTCCAGTTTCTTTGAGAGGGCTGAGAGCAGGTCAATACAGAAGCCCTCCAGCTCAGAGCCTTTAGACATCGCGTACGGTTCTTCCTGAACGGAGCCATGAGGAAAACATCAGGATAATGTCGGAAGTTTTGACAGGTGAGCTGTCCTTGTGTAATTCATTTCACTCACCTTGATCGATGTCACCTTCAATGTTTTTGGTCctgacaacaaaacacaacttGATTCAGTTTGTTATCAGAATCTTTTACTGAAGCAATCAAAGCTTTGGTTTGGCATTGATAGTTATATGACAGTTTGATTCAAATTTCATTGGTCTTTACTTTATGGCAACACATACGGTTCAAATGGATATACCTTGATAAGCCAAGTGctacacataaaaacaaacaaaaagtacaTCTCCAATTTTCGTTCGTTTGTGTGCAAAAACTATTTACAGAACCAGCCATTTTCCTCTGGCGACTGAATATCAACAAATAAACCATAACGGCATTCCATAACTTTCACAGTAGGCCAGATTTGAACAACCGGaagaataaagaaaaacacatgtcaATAATATGTTGTTGTCACACACGTGTGTTAGTTTATggcagtttgtgtgttttaagaCCCGTCAGACAGAAGTCAGGAGTTGTGACAGCACAGCTAATGGTTCCGTCATTTTCCTGTAGCGCAGTGGttccagggattgcacatactcagtaACAAATGTATAGTGTAAATCGCATTGGATTaaggcgtctgccaaatgcatgcaTTGAAAATGAGGATGATGTTCTTAAACTCTGAGGGTTGGTCCAGTTGTTGAATGAGGGATTCCTGTCTGCTAATGAAGCGTCCCTTCATGCTGAGATCTccttcaaacacacactcatattCCCAAATGTAGCAGACACAGACAATGCGGCACTTGTGCGATGGCTCTCTGGCGTTACGGTCCTCTCACGGCCACTAATCTTACTTTGACCGATTGAGACTTCAAGCACTGAGAGCTGAAGAAGAACAAAAGCTCATGGCCTCCCGCGGCAGAACCCATGCGCTGAGAGTCTGAGAAACTTCCAGCGACTTTCTAAAGAGAGGCTGTTTACAGAGCGATGGGAAAGTGCCCTGCGCTTGTCTCACAAATCATCTACAAGTCCTGCTCTTTATTCTTttcatgttgttgtttattcaGAGCAGATATCCTGACAgattcatctgtgtgtgtgtttttaactcATGAACAGATCCTTTCCTTAAAAAATAAGTATCTTATTGTTTCATGTTCCTTGAGGAAACGACAGATAAAGAATGAAACGAGTTCTGTGTTTGCGGTGagaatgtgttgtgtgttgacaCGCAGCGTGTCTCCATCAGCATCACAGCGTATCGCTGACACCACTCACTCATCCATTCAtggaaaacagaaatgaaatcaCGTCACGAGTTAACAGCGTCTAATTGATTCATCACACTCATGCCAGGGGTTTTCATTGCCAGGCTGGATGCCCAGACACAGCGCCAGCGTGTGAAACGTGTCGTCTCAGACTTATATTGACTCTCAGACGGCACGCTTATGGACCCATATAGCAGTCCGTATTTAAGGACACTTTTTTACTAGCGTTTTGTTTTAGAGCGCTATGTTTGTATGCGCTATGTTTGTCATACAAACATGAAACATCGGAATGTTTTTTCATAGGTGCTGTATGAGCACATGTAGATGAATGCTGTGTTGCGTTTTTAAGATGTTAAGAGTTAAGTTAAAATGGTTGTGAACGTGTGTGATGTAAACATGGCATGGGTTCTGCTGGATCACATCAAATCCAGCTGAAGATTGAGATGACACAACACTTATCAAGACAATTCATCTGCTAATACTGCATCTGCACATGTGGCAAATCTATTTGATGTTGAATAAAGAGAATTAGCAAAATAGTTCAAAGGAATAGAATAAAAACGAGGCTTCATAGCAAACgcataaaacaacaacagccaTGCACCCATAGAAACTGTGCCACATAATTAATGCATATTCAATATTCCATTTCTTCTTTTCAGGAATTGATTTAAGACCCCGGTTTGATGATTTAAAATCACTTTTAGAgaagatttagatttttattggttttagtaacagtaaaataacaaaaataaacttcTATTTAAACTTTGAGCCTCTTTCATGAGTTCATTCATACAgctaataaaaaaagaagaagaatatactattaataatagtaataatgatACTAATATTGATCACGCATTGAGAAAGATGAAAAGAGTTTACCTGCAGCCCAGACTCCAGCCAGCAGCACCGATGAGAACATTATGAGTCCTAATGGAGCCATTTTACTGCAGATGAGAGAAAATATTCACATATTCACACATATATCCATCCATCTAAACatctacatatttaaaaaatatagatCTAATAGAAATAATGTTatgctttcttttttaaatgtgcataCAAATATCATTTTCTTCACCCAGCAGCAGGTATGAATTAAGTCGTCTTACCCAAAGAGTGCTCAGCCTCGTGTTATTGCTCAATGTCTGAAGTAGCGGACTATATAATGCCTGAACATAGACTCAAGAGTCTGacagcagccaatcagagagcagaacaagagaaaggaGGTGGTCATGCCTGACCACAAGAGAGATCCGCAGGGATTTGTGGGTAGGCGGGATAAATGAGGGGGACTGAAACTTGGACTTATAATATCAGGCATGTGATGCTGCAAGCATGGGATTTGATGGCGTAAATCAACGCCGACGTGATTCTCTGCAGATGCCGAAAGAAAAGTCTGCTGATTTTATGGCTCGCCATAATGGTCATTTATAACCTCAGAGAATGGAGCCCGACACGGCACATTGAAGGCTTTCAACCTCTGCAGGATGGCTCCACAGACAAGCTAAAATAGTTTGAAGTTGAACTTGAAAAAGCTGCAGTGAAACTAACCCACCGTGATAAATACGCATCCAGAGTGAGCGGCTGTGCCCCTCGAATTCTAATGAAGTGAACTTTTGTCCCAGAGACAAGAGCCTACAATCTCTGTCACTCAAAGAGTCATGTAAATCCTGAGGCGGTTTGTAGCCGTGGAAGGATTCGGCTATGCTCCTCTCACCAGCCGCCGTAGTCTTGGTAACCCAAGCACTCGCATTCCCAAGCTTTTATCCGACACATCAGTCAGAAGTGACCGACAACGGCTTCTATTGTCACTCGTGCTGTGTTGGTGCTAACCCGGGGTTAAAGCAAGTGGGCCTATGTTTGAAACTTTTATCAGTTAAAAACTAAAACACACGGACAGAAGATCTTGTAACCGTGTTTTGGTCTGCGGAGTAATTGGGCATCAAGTGTAGGGCATGGCTGTATTCCATGACATTTTTGCTCAACGGGAGTCCTGTGTGTGAGAGCAGAAAGGTGGGAGAGGGTGAAGGCAAATGAATTACACCACAGGAGACCACGTACATctccagacagacagaagccgcgtgctctctctctctctctctctctctctctctctctctctctctccgtgaACAGAAACATCAACAGTGTCACCCGTATCTTAAATATTTCACTACATCTAAGATCCAGAAACCTGGTGGAGCGTCAGTGGTCTTTCTCTCAGCTCAACTTTACTATGTTCttgtaaatgttaaaactttCTTTACTGTCTCCTCTAACTGCAGttattttataatgtaattCTGATGTAGGCCAATGGCTATAGGTACATGAACCATTAACACACAATCTGTACTATTAAGAGCAGAATATTTTTAATCAGTCTTAaaagttatttaatattttttttaaactagtaTAATGAAGACAAAATGATCAAATGAGCCTGAATTAAAGTGTTGTTTAGACTTACTAAATAAAATAGATTTCCTGAAACGAAAAGGTCAATAATATCAAATAGAAGTGGATATTTAGTATAGCTGAAAATGAGTCATcaaaaggtcaaaggtcatcattggtttgactttcattaaactTTAtgggaaataaatattttagttaaaaaacatttggttAGAAATAAACAAAGTCAGTAATTGAGGAAGTGCATGACACATCAGTGTTGAAaatgtctcggttacgactgtaacctccgtacCCTGATTTAAAACACCCATTggtgttttaaattcctctcggagatgataggttctcaagatcctccatcagggaacggaggttacggtcgtaaccgagacgttcccctttagtcggtctctcgacgttgtgttgagagacagactggggacctatctttacacgccacagcgctgagccgtatcacgacctcAAGCAGAGcaacactgactggactagcgagtcacaagtgagcgctactgcaagacataatcttccagtgggatcagtacttaGTAGCATACCCTGAGAGGCTTGTACCGACGGCCGTCATGGACGGTGGCGTTCGTCTCTATTAGCGAGACGCCGTCCGGCACCGTAAGGAACACCCTGCAGGGAGTCACTAacgtatggggcaacagtccgagtataggggtccacctgagcaggggcgactctaccagtactggacttggttccaACAGACCGCTCCGCCTGGTCTGTTACCACAATTGCCAAtgtttagtgatggatggaatgccaaTACTTCGCCCTAaaggggggaagtagggaggctaaaATAGCTCACTAGACTCGCCTGGAGAGGGGAGACGGCACTTTCGCAGGCGACCTTACACCGGTGGTgtgtaagacacgggctgacactggttccacgcggaggttgtaaaacctcgcgaaggtactgggcgtagcctaacccgcagcactacatatgtctgccagagaggtgctctgagccagtgcccacgaggaggccatactCCGAGTGGAGTGGGCTTTCACTGCAAGCGGGCACAGGCGATCTTGAGACTGGAATGCCAAAGtgatggcatccacaatccagtgcgccaatctctgtttggagacagccctccccttgtgcagacaaaaagctgctcagagcttctaaggctctgcgtgcggtccaagtagaggtgcaatgcgcgtactggacacaacacgttggaggttgggtattcctccccagaggggagcgcctgcaggttcaccgcctggtcccgaaagggagtggtgggaaccttgggcatgtAACCTGGCCGGcatctcaggataacgtgagaactaccgggcccaaattctaggcacccatgggacacagcgaatgcctggaggtcccctACCCTTTTGATGGAAGCGAGCGCCAGCAAGAGTGCCGTCTTCATCGTCAGATGAGAAACACTggcatctctgaggggctcgaaaggggccgtACAAAGGCCCTgaaggaccacattaaggtcccaagaggggacAAAGcgcggtcgaggtggattcacccttctcgcgcccctaaggaacctggtgaccaagtCATGTTGGCCGAAGGACTAaccctccacgagatcgtgatgagcggcaatagcagctacatacactttcagcgtGGACGGGGAGAGGTTGCTCTCGAGTCTCTCctgtaggaaggccaacgctgacccaatcgagcaactccgtgggttctcccctcgggaagaacaccaggatgagaagagacgccacttataagcgtataaacgcctagtggcgggggctctagcctgcaggacggtctccgccggcggcaagccactcagggtctcctcgtcctgtccaggggccagaggtggagattccagaggcctggcttggggtgccgcaccgtgcccttcccctgcgacagaaggtccttcgtcaggggaatcggtcAGGAGGAACTGTCGTCATAGCCTGGAGGTCTGAGAAGCaggtctggttgggccagtccctcttccctgacctggcacaggacctgtgcaaggaggccCACTGGGGgtaaggcgtacttccgcttgtcccacggccagttgtgtgctaaggcatccgtgccgaggggtttCTCGgccagggagtaccaaagcgggcaatgggtggagtccagggaggcaaacaggtccacctacacctggccgaaccgctcccatatgagccagACTGCAccgggatggagtcgccattctccgCGGGGCGTCCCCTGACGAGGGAgaacatcggctgtctggttcaggtcgccttggatgaaggtggctcgcagggacttgatcacctgctgacaccagaggaggaggcgtcgggtgagtcgtgacatctgccgtgagcgtatgccGCCTTGGTGATTGATGTACGCCATGACAgtcgtgctgtccgaccggaccagcacgtgtttgtcctgcacgaggggtTGGAACCTCCTCAATGCCAAGaggacagccaacaactctTGGCATTGATGTGCCACCGCAGCCGGggacccgtccactgccccgatactgcttgcccgttgcacacggcaccccacccctgcagggaggtgtCTGTCGTAACCACGATGCACCTCAAAACCTGCCCGAGTGGAACCCCCGCTCGGAGAAAGGCCAAGTCTGACCAAGGGGTGAGGGTGCGAAGGCACTGAGGCGTCACCGTAATGcgcctggtgccggtgtgccacaccCTCCAAGCaacacgactctgaagccagtgctgaagcggtCGCATGTGTATCAACCCGAGAGGGATAACCCCTGTCGAGGACGCCAAGTGCCCCAGGAgtctctgaaaatgtttcagcggggcctctgaaaatgtttcagcgggACCGCTGATGTCCGTCTGAAATGTTACTGACTGTGCGTGCTcggagcacgaggtccctgtgcaTACACTACatatctcgcgagtgagccaagataagccagtcgttgagatagttgagtatccgcaTGCCTTGCTCCCTGAGGGAAGCTAAGGAAGCCTctacgagtttggtaaaaacccggggagacagggccagaccgaagggcaggaccttgtactgatacgctcGTCCCTCGAACaagaaccgcaggaacggccggtgtcgagggaggatggagacgtggaagtacgcgtccttcaggtcgattgccacgaaccagtcTTGGTGACAAACCTACTccaagatgcgcttctgcgtcagcatcctgaacggtagcttgtgtaggtgcttgttcagggagtgcagatccagaatggggcgcagcccctCACCTTTCTTGGGCACTGTGAAGTACGGGTTGTAAAACCCGGAAGACATCTCGGTTAGAGGGACGGGTTCGATCGCACCTTTCACCAGAAGGGCggcaacctcggcccgaagcccAGGAGCTTTCTCCCCTCGACCAgaggtgtggagaatgccccgAAACCTGGGCGGGTGTCTGGCTAACTGGATCGCATAACCGAGACTAACTGGAtcgtcctctctagccagcGTGATGGGCTGGTGCGCTCGTGCCAAGCGCCCAAGAACCATGATAGCGGAACCAGAGggatgatctgcttcatcgtgcCATGGGGGGTGGTTCGGTGGCTGACAGAGCGGTCACCTCGCACAGGGCGGAACCCCGGGGAGGTTAatggctctgctgacttacctgcctggtgtCACCGCTGGCCAACGCAATGTCAAGTGGAGATTGCGCAAGGCAGTGAGAGGTTGTGTCGCCTGGCGCACCATCGTATCGAGAGTGCTGTGGGGaagcccagagagagagagaagctcttTTGAGAGAGAGTGGGTGCCCAGCCCTAAAAAGGGCCCGGCTAGGGTGGGGGACGTGGCAGGCATCATCACGCTTCGACCCGCTGGCGATGACCTGGCCGGGGGGTGTCGTGCCTGCTGTTGTCTTCCCATCAACCAGATCTTAACGCTTTGACTTATGACCCGATGGGTCGCCAAAGCATTATGAACCTGATGGaccgccatagcgtggagggcggAGGCAGTTTAACGAGTGTCAAAGAGCTTACatgccctggaagggagtctTGGTCGACCCCTCCAAGTGGCAGTGTCTgcggtgcaccgcgactgcacattccacctgggggacatatcccttagctgccccaccgtccagggaagtaacagctcctgagccCGTCAGACGGGAGCGTGCCGCGAATGGCATATTCCCGTCTTTGTGaactcctcatgca
The DNA window shown above is from Triplophysa rosa unplaced genomic scaffold, Trosa_1v2 scaffold139_ERROPOS793776, whole genome shotgun sequence and carries:
- the si:ch211-251b21.1 gene encoding probable glutamate receptor, which translates into the protein MAPLGLIMFSSVLLAGVWAAGPKTLKVTSIKEEPYAMSKGSELEGFCIDLLSALSKKLDFKYSIQLVKDGRYGAMDDRGQWSGMIGEVIRGEADIAVAPLTVIAKREMAVDMSKPFMQTGLSFILRKDLLSEDSQFLSLLKLFSTDMWMGVLVAYLLTSVCIFLVARISPCEWEQPEKEQNSFTLSHSFWYTVGALTLQGAGPHPRALSGRVITAIWWLFSLVLLASFFASLSSWLHSDSQELSIKSFEDLANQNVVEYGTIKDSSSMSFFKNSNNPTHRRIYEHMQKAQSYSLNADEGFRKAQKGSYAFIGESVSLDLAVARYCNLTRAPEIIGMRGYSIAAPLGSPLMKNLSVAILSLSESGELDYLRSKWWASSCVARDGKSAPLKAGSLKGIFLLLALGLGLGLFIALMELATKSRSVAKSQQKSCCSVLSAELSQRFRGGDVTSAEEKSKA